The genomic region aaaaaaaaaagtgttatGTGAAACATGATGTACTAGTGTAGTGGTTAAGTTTGAGATTCCATGAATAAGTTCGAGATCATAGATTCGAGTTCCACTAGATATGTGGGTATTTCAGTGGAAATTCTTGTCCGGGCCAAGTTTGGTCAAACCAACCAAGCACAGGCAAGTATGATAGACTTGCTATGTAACTGATCACCTTTCTTGAACTGTACACCAATTGTACGACAAGTGTATTGTGTCATATGATTAGTTCAGGTCGGCTGAGCTGGGTCTGCCTACCtgtattttatatgattttatgtgaatatttgtctctttttatgtaaatttattataatttggcGATTGACTATAGTTaaattgatgtattaattaaactaatgtaTTAgttgttggaatttttttttatttttttattttttgtgtttcaaGTAATCAAAACaacgttttgaaatattacaatcggatttagaaattaaaagtaaTCAAAGCCACAttggaacaaataacataaaacaattaGAAATGCTATTTATGACAAGAAGTTTAAAtcgaaaacttacaacgagaattgtatcgtaacaattctcagtcCAAATGAAGTCGTTAATTTAACTGAATCGCAAAATTATtgcttgccttgaagaaaatatacgtcCCGTATCAGTAGTGCACCGGGTTCAACGTAATTTCTTCCAAGATAAGACAGATACAATTATTTCGGTTTTAGCATTATACCGAATAACACCTCAATCAAACACTCAAAAGCTCGTAATCAAAACTTTGTAGCtcaaatctttaaaaaaagaaacctaTAAAGGCCGAGAGAGAAGGGGGAGAAAAATCTCAACAAGATAGGGGATACCCAACTGGCGAGTGCCAGGAGGGTTCCCACAACAACTTGCAAAGTCTGATTGTTGTCAGGTGCATCCACAATCTTTTGTTTGCTTGCGGAATTGCAGGAGGTTTCCATGGTAACTCACTTCTTTAACTCAAGTTTCTCACAGACAGCGCGAACGATGCATTCAAAAAACGCACGGGTCCAATTGATACGGAGTATGCTCAAAGTTTTGGTCCAAGCGAATGCAAAACCTAAAGGAAGGACCTGCAATAAAGacgttagcactccgatgcCCAAATTAGTATtgaattttggagaaaaaaatcgtaaaaaatgaaatataaggAGAAATCGTGATAGAGTATTCAACTTCGTAAAGAAAATCATGTTAACTGTGCAATTTGAATGCTAAAGCAAGAATTCAGAGTGATTTTCAAATTCTGGAAGGAGTCCCACAGAGAGTTTGAAGGTACACATGTTGGTGGACCAAAGGTGTCGCTATTGTGGGGTTGAAGGTATGCCTATTGGAAAACTGAAGGTATATGCCCGCTAGAGATCTGAAGGTATGCTTGCTAGAGGACTGAAGGTGTCCTTGCTGGACGACTGAAGGTGACCGTTTTAAGGGGTGCTGAAAcgagaaattgaaataaaaataaagatttcgTGAGTAaaaggcaaaatatcacttttagtcctaCTAGATAGGGCCCTTCTCACTCGCAGTCCCACGCTTTAAGTGTTCAATACCTTTAGTACCAAAACTCTATTCTTTTAACAGAAATGATCCTATTCCATTAACAACTAATGAAAACGGCACGTGACTTGTTAGTCAATTGGCAGCTAGCgaaaaaaaacagaagacCATGCttgtatttagtttttggagggaaaaaaaggagccaaaaaaatatttatttgctatttatatatgtaaataacccacaagcaccacacaatatttttattttttttatcacttaaTTTTGAGAGCAATAGGCTAAAAAATgtcacaaacatctcaaaatacttcaaatattgtgTGATGTTTGAAGGAACAAAATGTTTCAAGGTATTGTAAGACTTTTGGGGGATGTTCTGGCACATTTTGGGTTTGTAAAGTGGTAGCATTTGATAGATTTTAAGCATGCAAAGTTGCACTTTACAACACATTTCATTAATGATCAAAATCAGTGAATTTCggtatattttctatttttttgcaaattagtgcttttgtgcaattttagtttttgtttttattgctTTCAGGATTTATACTTACACATCTAAACACAacataaactataattacttGCAAAAAAGGCATATCCATTAGtccttttacacataattcaccattactaaaaggtcatctagtaatatataagaacatccttttacacataattcaccattacaatagcattaaatatttgaagtattttgagatatttGTGACATCTTTTGGTCTATTGCtctcaagaaaaaaagatgaaaatgttATGGTGTTTGTaggttatttacatatataaatagcaaaaaaatattttttttggctccttttttttcctctaaaaACTGAACACAAACAtggtctttgtttttttcgcTAGCTGCCagttgactaacggcacgtgacaaCTCACATGCCGTTTCCGTTAGTTGTTAACGGAACAGAAcaatttctgttaaaaaaatagaattttgggactaaaggtgttgaacacgtaaagcatgggactgcaagtgagaagggccctatctagtgggaccaaaagtgatattttgcctgAGTAAAATATGGATAAAAAGCACGAGTTGAGAGTTGCAGCGAAATAACAAGACAATTTCCAGCTTCTTGAAAGTCTCTCTGTTGGGAGATGCtacctgtatttatagagaaagAGTCCCTCTTCACAGGGACTCTGTATGTGAGTTGTATTTCCAAAAGAGAAGGCAAATATTTAGGGATAATGTACGATCTTATCTCCTCCTTGACTTGAGCAGCACGTCTTTAGTTGGGGGAGGACTCTTACTTCTATAAGGAGTTCTTTCTAGGTCAAGGAGTTCAGCTTCTTGAGGTCACTTCCCTTTTTCTGGGCTGGGCTTGGAAGGTGGATTTAAGGTCCGGTAGGCCTTGTACCAAGTCACCTTCTTAGGCCGAACTAAGCTTATCTTAGGCTGAGCCTAGTAATTTTTCAGCGGGCCTTTCTCATGATATGGGATTTCTATAATGTTATGGACCtctcgtttctttcttctttttagatCGTTTGGGCTTTTTAGATCGTTTGGGCTTCTTTGAGGCAACCTATTGTTATGCACGTCGCTAATCAtaataatacatcaatatcaaaaggataattatttatattcttttttggtaAGGAAACAACAAAAGGCCAACAATGTTATATAACACAAACATATGTAAACAAGAATGAGAATCAGCTAGCTTATGACAATCAATCTGAATTACTCCCAATATGGAGCGAGGGAGCGGGCCAGTGATCCGTTTCGACAGCGCCAATAGCATCTGCCGCATCCCCTTTTGTTACCCTTAAACGCCCAACACACTCTGAGGAAAGCCTTAAATTTACCCCTCCTGAGCCCCTGGTGAGCCCGTCTCATCCACGCCTCAACGGATAGACCCACACGACCAAACGACCTCCACGGAATGTGCTACAAACCCATACCAACTGGACGAATGAGCAGTCGAAAACATGCTCAAAGCCATCCTCCTCATGGATCAAAGTATCGGTCGGTATCCGATAATATCAACTGatcctatatattatttggaaTCATTTGGTGTCATCGATAATCTTTGATGTTATCGAATATTATAGTTGATACAATGATATTATCATTTGAATCTAATTATAAAGTcgataatatcaatttttttcatattattatgatgTGATGGTtgaaacaattatataaaataaagaatagaaagaaaaaatcatactCTTTGTGGCCCAGTGggataattaattacaccAGCCCCCGActaggaccaaaattacttATGCATCCTTAGTCACAGAAAAATTCATGGCGAGACTACCCTTGGACGTAcaagagaataaaaaaatacctaTATAGTCACAATAATTGTCTGTAAGAACCAGACAACTCACCTTCACCTCTGTGTGTTCGTCGTGTGAAGGCCCTTCTGCTTGGactgtgtatttttttagaagGAAATTGATCCCAAAATGTTATGCTATATTTTTCCAGTAATGGGAGTGTGATTGTTGGATTTTGCTTTTGTCTGATTCTTGTTATTACTAGAACTAATGaggaaataaatttgtaaaatattgcaattttagtcctataaatttATGGGGTGATACTTTTAATCctgttgaaataaattaattctgcaattaaaaaaaatcaacaatttaagGACGAGATACTCTAACTTCTAACTTCTATGAAGGGAAGCGCCACGCTGACCGAAACGACATGGCTCCATACCAAATATAACTCTTGCCCTGTACCAGATTATTATTTcgaaatctaatttaaataagtattcCGGAGGTGAATTAGAGTAGAGGAAAGCCCTCGTGTGTGACGATCTGAGGAAAACGATTCAGTAAGTGGTCAtgatgaaaattcataaatttgctGAAGAAGTGTATGTATTATGCATACGACACGCTAATTGGGGGATTTCCAGCTCATTTAATAAGTTTTCGGGTTtatactttgatttttttaaaaatttaaattttttaaatatttatttatttattttctcatacaaaatactgaaaaatggtaaattgaaaaaattacaaaaattaatcttttttttacaGTTTCAAGCTTTTTAGTTGTAGCAAGTAGATTAGATATCTAAAAACTACATCCCTCACAATTTTCATTACCTATAACATTATTACCAATTTCATGACATGCTAAAACTCAACAATGTCTACAATGAGGCATGTGGTTGAGGGCTACAAAGTCAAAAAGAAGCTCTCATTAgcaaccatatatatataacacctCACTTTAGGTTAAAATTGGGAAATTAAATAGGCTAAATTATTCACAACCAATACTTACATAGGGTTTTGACTTCATTGAGCCTCATGGATAagagatttaaaataaagggtaaattacaacaacctctTTTGAGGTTTGGTATATTTAAGAATATCTTTTCGTTGTTCGGTAAATTGCTAATATCGCTTTGATTTTAACAGTCGTCTAGCAATTAGCTCAATCTGTTagtttttgttatgtttttcatctttcttttgtggtgaactgaccaacATGCCCTCGTAGactaaaaactataatttcttttatggacttagtggataattttatcatccaTCCACTCCCtccgattttttttataaatttttattttttttaagaaaaatacaataagggtaaagttgacaatttcatacatccatccaaggagtacataatttcatcaaacatcagagggtatttgtaatttttcaaataataagagagtgttcgtaattatgccaaaactCAAGAAAAGTGGTTATAATTTAcgctaaaatatattatatttgttttaattcaaatattatgtctTTTATGTATATTCAACTTTCCCTTAAAacccaaataaataaaactagaaATGTATCGAGCACAAGTTTGGGTCATTATCGTGCTGTTCATAAATAAGGAATTTcgaaatatatgtatattatttcatatattctattttattttaatttcacgtctcatttatattcaaatttcccATAAAacccaaataaataaaactaaaaatgtaTCGAGCACAAAGTTAGGATCGTCCTATCCATTCACTATAAGAAATTTTGACAAACTATATATCTTTTTAGTTAAGATATTCTgttcatattttattcatattcaACGTTTtcctgaaataaaaataaaaaaaaaataaaaattcatcgaGATAAGGTTATAGGATTATTCATCGAGACAAGGTTATAGGATCGTGGAATCCGTCATTTCCTCTCTAAcgttgcatatatatatttataatatatatagataaataagtgcaaaattcaagaaaatttatagaaaaatagaaaatttctcAGAGAATTCTATGTAAGTGAGATATGTACTACAAGTGGTCTTATATAATGGCACTTTAAATGTTGGGCATAGTCAATCGAGAAGTACACATAAACCTGCACCACTTGTACataattgtgattaattaagAATGAAAAGGAAATGAGATGTGCAGTCATTACATGTTAGGTGGGCTAAACAACCACTTTCAGTTCACTTGCAAAccattcctttttttttaatttatttttttggtaaattacaaccagctccctaaaatttatcataattatacacatcttgttattttttaaaaaattataaatattcttttgaaattacgaataccctaacaaatacccatttgtgaatatttgtaattttaggggttttttttttataatttcttaaaaaatgaagggggatttgtaattatgataaacttTAAGAGAGaccgttgtaatttatttatttattttaattgtcgGAAATTTATTCAACTGCTTATGACTTAGTAAACTTGCCATGGTTTCAGCAACTCACTCATTTTCCCTTCATTGCCAAGTCAAAATATTAcgtaataacaacaataattttaattgtagaTAACCGTAGTGATTGATTCGGTCGTTAGTTCTTGGTGAGTCCCGCGATACCAAGTCCCGAAAAATCAAACCTTTTCGGTTTGATCGAATCACTTGTGGGTCCCACACACAGTACAGGGAGGGTGGTGATCGACGAATATTTCCGTGCCGATTGGCTGTGTGATAAGCTGTTAGGAATTGTTTGATAACAATGAACTGCATTGGCTGCTGAGTGAAGCATTGCACTATTGATCAAAGGTTACATGCGCAATAAATGATGACTAGTGCTTAAACATGTGGTACAAAAGATATGAAAGCAATCACTTGGGAAAATTTTTGGTAAAAGAGATGCAAACTTTTAGTGACTAGTGTGTGTAATGACTTGAATTCTCTGTAAAGAATGAATGAAATCTGTACAGTTCTGACTTAAAAGGTGAGCAGGATCATCATCAGCTGGAGAGCAGGCCGAGCAACGGCCCATGCTCGTTGCCGGTCGGTATCCACCAAGGCTTCAAGTCTTCACATTCATCGTCAACCGGAGCAGGCAAGTTGAGGTCAAGAAAGTCTCGAGTTTCTTGAATCTGTTTGTGAGCACTAGCGAATGGAGGATCGCTACTTTTCATGACATGATCACTGACTAAGTGTGATCTCTTGTGGCCGCCTAACGCTTGGCCGGATGGGAAGACTTTGAAGCAAATCGGGCATTCGTGGTCTTTACTCCTCTTGCCTACAACGTCTGAAACGATCTTTTCTGCAAAAACGTCGACAGGAGATTCCCTGCTGGTGCATTTGCTGAGCTTGGTGCTATCACTTTGGTTCAGTGAATTTTCAGTTTCAGGGCTGTTTTGGGTTGTTGGAGCACAGCTGCCTTTGAACTTCTTGTGGCTGGCTCTGTGTCCACCAAGAGCTTGGTAAGAAGGAAAGGCCTTTTTGCAGATTGCACACATGAATTTGCTGCTCTTCTCAAAATCTTGGCAGAGTTCAGAACCATGTGAACCGATGCTTTTCCTCTTGATTGAGCTTTTCTTCTTGCAATCTGATCCAAACTGATCCACCCCACTTTTCCTgttcaaattcttgggtgaGTTAACTTCACATTCGAATCGAAATTCGTCGGTCGAAACTCCTGATTTGCTTGTTATGTTGAAGTACCCTTCTCCTGAAGTTCTAAGTTCTGTTTGTTTCACCACTTTATCAGTTTTCTTGGCGCCTAGAGGTTCAGAACTAGTGCTGGATGACTCGAGAACCGAATTCACACCGGCCCGACTCCCTGTGTCCCTAGACAGCAGTATCAAACTCAGAGCAACCTCCTCTTGCTCCTGTTGATCAATCTCAGAAACACAGGGCGAAAAGTTCGAAGATGATGATTTCGTTGCAGACGTGTACCTTTTCGTTCTCTCGGATCTCTTCCTCCTGCAGAACGGCGTTGCTGCTTCGTTGTCTGACTGGCTGTCCACGATCAGCTTCCGGTGGTGATCATTGCAACCGTTCCAAGAATCTTGCTCCGCAGTATTTGCAGCCTTTCCATTCACCGAATGGCACTTCATGTGGCCAAACAAGGCCTTCCAAGATTGGAAGCTTTTCCCACATTCCTTGCAGAGTTTCTCTTGAAGCAAAGTATCTTTCTCAGTTATCTTTGGGAATTTGCTTGTCCTCTTTGGATTCTCCCTAAGCCGACAACCAAACGAACCACTGTCTTTAATCGAAACATCGGTCTTAGTAAGAGGAGGGAGTTTCTTCCTAGGAAGCTTGTCCTGATCAGATGATGATGAAGTGTTCATCAAATGAGACCTCATGTGGCCTCCCAAGGATCTACCACAGGGGAAGCTTTTGCAGCAGAATTTGCACATGTGTTTCAGTTCTTGATCTTCCTCCATAACTGGTCACTTGATTACACAGAtcaaatgtaaaaatacaGATCAGAAACTGTATCAAGAACAGCTtaaattcacatggaaaatGGCAACGGAACAGCACAAGAGCAGAAGGTTGAGATCAAGAGGTTTCGGCTGAGAAAAACAAAGTGGGATTTGAAGTTCTTGAATGTTGAGCTGGTAGAGAGCAAGAAAGAGTCAGGGAATAAGCAAGAAAAGTGAATGAATTAAAGAAAGATGAGCAAGCCAGCAACTAAGAcagcttctctctctctctctctctctctctctctctctctcactctctctctctctctttctctctctatctttctGTTGCTCTTACTAGAAGTAGTAGTAGCTATAGGGTAGTTGAAAGTTGAAGAAAagatcaaatttcaagagaaggGTCAGTTACCTTTGCtgctaataataataatagttgagTTTCTCTCTCTTACACATAGTAGAGTTGGGAGGAGAAATCCATGCACCAAAGGAGGGAAACTCTAGCCGGATCCAGATCTCGCCGTATCAGCATCAATTATTCGATAAGtgtgtattaaatttttttattataattggtGTACAACTCACGAAAAACAATCGATATATCTGAGTGTAAGACAGACATTTATTATGTAGTTGGCTCGATTCAATCAAACGtgatttgaataagaaaatatccgatcctattatatttattgtgtagtTGGTTCAATGCAATCAAATCCGAtacgaaaagaaaaaaaataaaattgtataacaCTTGTTGTAAAATTAGTTCGATTGAATCTAATTCGATCTGGGTAAAAAAAGATAAGCAGGGGTAAATTAAAGCAAAGAAAGATAGCAGCACGTCTACCCTCACTATGAATCTCTTGTGTCAACAGGGCAAGTATTATTTAGGTGGAACAATCCAATGGctgagaaaaatagagaaaggaattctgaaaatttgttaaatcGATCcacttattaaatttgatgtgGGGATATCTTATAAAAGCCATATCAAAACCTCTCAACAGTATATCCGCGACAAGCTCTggattcattttattaattcaagatCTTTACGACCTGGCCCTGATGCATTCTAAACCCTATTAAGTATGGACTTACTGTAACCATTCGTTCATTTTGGTGTCTAGTTTACGTGAAATCGTtcaattagataaaatttaaaaataactgcATTGTATGCAGAGGGTACAACTATTGCTACCCTAATATTCGTAAGACATCGGAGGGCTATAATCGGGCCTTCCCGATGTGGTTCTAATAGAGATTTGTTTTGTAGGTTTATAATCGAAAAAAAGTAACTTATACTTCATTCTTTGAGGTTAGCAAATTCCTTCTTAAAGGCTTTTGTTCTGAGTTTTCgatacaacaaaattaaaaaataataattaaaaaaagagtattCTTTGCTTTGTCATGGTAGTAAGGAAGCCCAGAATGGGAAGTGAGAGATGGGGAATTCCACTCTTTGTCTTTGGCAGTTATTCTTTTGgactttctctctctgtctctccgATCAGCTGTAGAGGTTCTATTCTCTAGTTGTTATTACAACATGGAAACAAAGATCCACAATGTGGGGGTGGGGTCCCCTTTTAGTTGTCAACACTGCTCTTCTTCACCTGTCATTCATCCTTTCTTACTTTACTCTTCTCAATTTTGTTGCTCATATCATTTTGCTTTGAGTTTAAAGCACACCTCACTtactaatcatatatataaatatttgcacTTTCTCCACAAACTTGCTGTCCTGATGACAACATACTAACATGATATGACACGAATACAATAATAcgtaatttattagattacGATACGACTCCTACACAAAGAGATAAGTATAcggattaatatatatatatatatgtatatatatctaattagtaaataatttataaaaatagagatacagtatatataaaatacgtTCATTTCAATTACAGTGTTGGATATAAGCGAATGTCATTTATAGTATATGATTTTGTTGTAAAAAACCAGAAAAgggtataatattaaaaaataaaaagaaggtaatgcaatgaaattaaaaaggataaatactatttatttttaattaattttataatccttaaacttataaaatatacaaaaaaataaaaataaactatcataatttattaaaaactgTGTTGGACATATTATCACCCTTGTCAGTGTCGTTTGCTCATTTTCTGTGCCTCGATTCATATCATATTGGAATTTTTTCTCtggtttatttttaaatacgtTATATTGCATGTTCGATATCTACAAAAATAATGTTGAAGTTGTGTTTGTATCCAGCACGTATCAAACACCACGTATAAAGATTTTTGAAGCATCCGTGCATTGAAACAAAATTGCGAATGTTTATTGATTCAAATTCTTGTATTTTCATGTCTTTATGCTATTTGCATCGACCTtactcaaatttgaatttttattaccTCTCTAATATTATTAGgccaaaagattttttttttaaaaaaaaaagaaaacagagaaaATATTCAAAGATCAAAGGgtcattaattaatcttaCATATACAGAAACAATAATCCATTTTTCCTAAGATGTTAATATAAAGTTTCCTTTCAAAATCGAggtataaaaaaatgagaaaacaaaaaatttaattatttaatattgtctCCTAATTTAACACATGTTAAAGTATTCGATCAGAGATAAAATGGGAGacagaaatttttatttaatgtatattaattagtttttaaaagttgaaagtGTTTAAATGAATACATGAAAGAAAAGTGAtatcaaactaattaaattttaaaaaatactaacttTACATGTATACACATCAAGAAATAGTGTTAGTAACAACACAAATGTTTGCAAGATAGCGGCATTCGTTGCTAATTTACAGTGGGAATCAATTtagtatgaaattatttatatggtAGTTAGTTCGATGCTGATTTtagcatcaaattttattgttgattTTGTTAGAAAGTTTATATACTTACGACAATATTTGTTAGTAAGATTTTTTAGGAAAATCTTTTAGAATTTTGGATCAATATGAGCTACAAAGTTTTACgatagtaaaatttatttctaattataaaaagaagaaattttatttttaatgttaattttgtaTTCACAAGAATAGGGGGTCGACACTTTTGTCTTCTGTTTTACggattttttgaaatagttttaaaattaagaaaactcgGCACACTTAATTAGTCCTAtgctttacaaaattttgaaaataattttaaaatcagaaaaacTCGACATATTTCATCCCATATCCAAGTttccattaaaaaatagaCAGCAATGACACATACAATATATGCGTCCATCAGTTGTGTGGACAACCAGTCAATAGACAAGTTAATAAACACACGTATTGcctagggaggtaaattgctacattttgaataataaaagggggtaaattactattttatttttcataaaggggttgtttgtctatttttcataatacaGGTTGGtagattgtaatttacccctttttaaactatacaccaattatataatagttgTACTACCCTTAACGTATAGTTGATTCATATCTAGCCAAATTTTAATGACTAGTAAAAGATAAAGTACACAAAGATTAATTTCTCTATACATAAAAGtcaataggaaaaaatgcaagcaacctcCTTATGATATcccaaatgagcaaattactcccttataaaaaaataaatagcgatttacctctgtgtatttttgaaaatacaatactttacccccctataatttttaaaatgaagcaatttacctccttatataggaaggtaaattgcttcattttaagaAGTACAGaagggataaattgttatattttttttcataaggggataatatgctcattttcaatatgggtaaattgttattcacccaAGTCAATATTATACAAATCGAGATATCCACCTTTTTAGCCGATTCACGCAACTATTCTCGCATTTAACCTAAGCTACATTCTATTGAGGAAAGAAAATGACGAACACAAGTAcgaaatattcataattaaaatatcttaatttaaattaataggtGTAGCATATTCTAtgtatatgcataattttaatattatttaaaattaaatatttatataaattatattattccatttttatagaataaaaaaatacttaaaaataatatatatatatatataagataataagttaatattattattttgatttataaaactATATTGATAAACAAAGATACAtaatgttgaaaaaattaaaaagtagtTACGGAATACCAAAATAAAtggaaaagtaaaaaatcgtattgattaatttaaattttaaaaaaacaatggACCACAATTAAGTAAGACACCAAAAGGGTGCTCtcacttaata from Sesamum indicum cultivar Zhongzhi No. 13 linkage group LG3, S_indicum_v1.0, whole genome shotgun sequence harbors:
- the LOC105157966 gene encoding zinc finger protein ZAT4-like, with amino-acid sequence MEEDQELKHMCKFCCKSFPCGRSLGGHMRSHLMNTSSSSDQDKLPRKKLPPLTKTDVSIKDSGSFGCRLRENPKRTSKFPKITEKDTLLQEKLCKECGKSFQSWKALFGHMKCHSVNGKAANTAEQDSWNGCNDHHRKLIVDSQSDNEAATPFCRRKRSERTKRYTSATKSSSSNFSPCVSEIDQQEQEEVALSLILLSRDTGSRAGVNSVLESSSTSSEPLGAKKTDKVVKQTELRTSGEGYFNITSKSGVSTDEFRFECEVNSPKNLNRKSGVDQFGSDCKKKSSIKRKSIGSHGSELCQDFEKSSKFMCAICKKAFPSYQALGGHRASHKKFKGSCAPTTQNSPETENSLNQSDSTKLSKCTSRESPVDVFAEKIVSDVVGKRSKDHECPICFKVFPSGQALGGHKRSHLVSDHVMKSSDPPFASAHKQIQETRDFLDLNLPAPVDDECEDLKPWWIPTGNEHGPLLGLLSS